One Streptomyces sp. NBC_01237 genomic region harbors:
- a CDS encoding beta-N-acetylglucosaminidase domain-containing protein codes for MRFGRRKHATAVAVAVIGGLLGAVAPAATAAPVVPGQPAATSPDRADDARLPSVWPRPQSIKAAGQAVPLGTEVTVVAAADADPYAVDALRTVLREAGVRTLHEGLPGRGPVVRIGGTGAQDALRTLRAPERADLPPGGYRIAVGRIAGRSTVALDGIGEDGLFHGVQTLRQLVGDGSVAGVVVRDWPGTAVRGMAEGFYGQPWTREERLAQIAFMGRTKQNRYLYAAGDDPYRLARWRDPYPAERRADFRALAEKARAEHVTLGWAVSPGQAMCMASDADVRALTRKVDAMWALGVRVFQLQFQDVSYSEWHCGQDADTFGSGPRAAARAQARVAGALAQHLADRHPGAAPLSVLPTEFYQDGATDYRTALAAELDNRVQVAWTGVGVVPKTITGGELAGARAAFRHPLVTMDNYPVNDYAQDRIFLGPYTGRDPAVASGSAALLANAMEQASASRIPLFTAADFAWNPKGYRPQESWHAAIDDLAGGDARTRAALRALAGNSATSVLGGDESAYLQPLLAAFWKSRAADAAVRDGAARDLRAAFSVMREAPERLKTPAEGRLDEEVRPWTEQLARYGEAGELTVDLLQAQARGDGAAAWQAQLALEPLRKDIAASGATVGKGVLGPFLDRARKAADSWNGTDRTAGTVSRDADSYTVRLNRARPVESVTAMTEPGGGFADAVLEGHVPGEGWRTLGRLSASGWTQTAAKGLRADAIRVRLPESASTAPPSFMSPALPAAPLVDRGAPKVRGLIPWFGDEPAAKLDLVRGVTDAEIGGGTQRVAARLAAQRPAEVRGELTAKAPKGIEVKVPKRTTVPRGSRTDVPVDITVPADTPAGEYEVPFTFGGEESTLTVRAFPRTAGPDLARTARASSSGDETPDFPASAASDGDPATRWSSPVEDGAWWQAELAEPARLGQVVLHWQDAYASRYRIQVSADGRTWRTAATVREGGGGREAVRMDAKDTRFLRIQGDGRATEYGYSLWSVEAYAVAP; via the coding sequence GTGCGGTTCGGGCGCAGAAAGCACGCGACGGCCGTCGCCGTCGCCGTGATCGGCGGACTGCTCGGGGCCGTCGCACCGGCCGCGACGGCCGCCCCCGTCGTACCCGGCCAGCCGGCCGCCACCTCGCCCGACCGCGCCGACGACGCGCGGCTGCCCTCCGTCTGGCCCCGGCCGCAGAGCATCAAGGCCGCCGGACAGGCCGTGCCGCTGGGCACCGAGGTCACCGTCGTCGCCGCCGCGGACGCCGATCCGTACGCCGTCGACGCGCTGCGCACCGTGCTGCGCGAGGCGGGCGTACGGACCCTGCACGAGGGCCTGCCCGGCCGCGGTCCGGTCGTCCGGATCGGGGGCACGGGTGCCCAGGACGCGCTGCGGACCCTGCGCGCCCCCGAACGCGCCGACCTGCCCCCGGGCGGCTACCGGATCGCCGTCGGCCGGATCGCCGGGCGCTCCACCGTCGCCCTGGACGGCATCGGCGAGGACGGCCTCTTCCACGGCGTCCAGACGCTGCGTCAGCTGGTGGGCGACGGCTCCGTGGCCGGGGTGGTGGTGCGCGACTGGCCGGGCACGGCCGTGCGCGGGATGGCCGAGGGGTTCTACGGACAGCCGTGGACCCGCGAGGAACGGCTCGCGCAGATCGCCTTCATGGGGCGCACGAAGCAGAACCGGTATCTGTACGCGGCGGGCGACGACCCCTATCGGCTGGCCCGCTGGCGCGACCCGTACCCGGCCGAGCGGCGCGCCGACTTCCGGGCGCTCGCCGAGAAGGCCCGCGCCGAACATGTGACGCTCGGCTGGGCCGTCTCCCCCGGCCAGGCGATGTGCATGGCGTCGGACGCCGACGTCAGGGCGCTGACCCGCAAGGTCGACGCCATGTGGGCGCTGGGCGTGCGGGTGTTCCAGTTGCAGTTCCAGGACGTCAGCTACAGCGAATGGCACTGCGGCCAGGACGCGGACACCTTCGGCAGCGGCCCCCGGGCGGCGGCCAGGGCGCAGGCCCGGGTGGCCGGCGCGCTCGCCCAGCACCTGGCGGACCGTCACCCCGGCGCGGCCCCGCTGTCGGTGCTGCCGACCGAGTTCTACCAGGACGGTGCCACCGACTACCGCACGGCGCTCGCCGCCGAGCTGGACAACCGGGTGCAGGTGGCCTGGACCGGAGTCGGGGTCGTGCCGAAGACCATCACCGGGGGTGAACTGGCCGGGGCGCGCGCCGCGTTCCGGCACCCGCTGGTCACCATGGACAACTATCCGGTCAACGACTACGCGCAGGACCGGATCTTCCTGGGCCCGTACACCGGCCGGGATCCGGCGGTGGCGAGCGGTTCGGCCGCACTGCTCGCCAACGCGATGGAGCAGGCGTCCGCCTCCCGCATCCCGCTGTTCACCGCCGCCGACTTCGCCTGGAACCCGAAGGGGTACCGGCCGCAGGAGTCCTGGCACGCGGCGATCGACGACCTGGCGGGCGGGGACGCCCGTACCCGGGCCGCGCTGCGGGCGCTCGCGGGCAACAGCGCGACCTCCGTGCTCGGCGGCGACGAGTCCGCCTATCTCCAGCCGCTGCTCGCCGCGTTCTGGAAGTCCCGGGCGGCGGACGCGGCGGTGCGGGACGGTGCCGCACGCGATCTGCGGGCGGCGTTCTCCGTGATGCGAGAGGCCCCCGAGCGGCTGAAGACCCCGGCGGAGGGACGGCTGGACGAGGAAGTGCGGCCGTGGACCGAGCAGCTGGCCCGGTACGGCGAGGCGGGCGAACTGACCGTCGATCTGCTCCAGGCCCAGGCGCGCGGTGACGGGGCGGCGGCCTGGCAGGCGCAGCTGGCCCTGGAGCCGCTGCGCAAGGACATCGCGGCGAGCGGCGCGACCGTCGGCAAGGGCGTGCTGGGCCCGTTCCTGGACCGGGCCCGCAAGGCGGCCGACAGCTGGAACGGCACCGACCGCACCGCCGGAACGGTCAGCCGCGACGCGGACAGCTACACCGTCCGGCTGAACCGGGCCCGCCCCGTGGAGTCCGTGACGGCGATGACGGAACCGGGCGGCGGATTCGCCGACGCGGTCCTGGAGGGCCATGTGCCGGGCGAGGGCTGGCGGACGCTGGGCCGGCTCTCGGCGAGCGGCTGGACCCAGACGGCGGCGAAGGGGCTGCGGGCGGACGCGATCCGCGTCCGCCTGCCGGAGAGCGCCAGCACCGCTCCCCCCTCCTTCATGAGCCCCGCCCTGCCGGCCGCTCCCCTGGTGGACCGGGGTGCGCCGAAGGTGCGCGGCCTGATCCCGTGGTTCGGTGACGAGCCCGCGGCCAAGCTCGATCTCGTGCGCGGGGTGACGGACGCGGAGATCGGCGGCGGCACGCAGCGCGTGGCGGCCCGGCTGGCCGCGCAGCGCCCCGCCGAGGTACGGGGCGAGCTCACCGCCAAGGCGCCCAAGGGCATCGAGGTGAAGGTCCCGAAGCGGACGACGGTGCCGCGCGGCTCGCGTACCGACGTCCCCGTGGACATCACCGTCCCGGCGGACACCCCGGCCGGCGAGTACGAGGTGCCGTTCACCTTCGGGGGCGAGGAGAGCACGCTGACCGTCCGGGCCTTCCCGCGCACGGCGGGGCCCGATCTGGCGCGTACGGCCAGGGCGTCCTCGTCCGGGGACGAGACCCCGGACTTCCCCGCCTCGGCGGCCTCCGACGGCGATCCCGCCACCCGCTGGTCCTCACCGGTCGAGGACGGCGCCTGGTGGCAGGCCGAACTGGCCGAGCCGGCCCGGCTCGGCCAGGTGGTGCTGCACTGGCAGGACGCGTACGCCTCCCGCTACCGCATACAGGTCTCCGCGGACGGCCGCACCTGGCGCACGGCGGCGACCGTGCGGGAAGGCGGGGGCGGGCGCGAAGCGGTGCGGATGGACGCGAAGGACACCCGTTTCCTCCGGATCCAGGGCGACGGCCGGGCGACCGAGTACGGCTACTCCCTCTGGTCGGTGGAGGCGTACGCCGTCGCCCCGTAG
- the malQ gene encoding 4-alpha-glucanotransferase, with protein sequence MGLSRLAALHGVATSYSPSADVTVSVPDDTVTAVLAALGVDAGTPEAVRKSLAAAESAAASRLLPPTLVVWSGEALPPALTALPPGTTLTLTPETEPGRGNGRAPRKLRMRVTERPAGLPSVLEGLGGASAVREGASAGPEGTRGLPAQGAPAAGPGGSPVPSWWTGPPHGVHRLDVRAPDRSSATVTLVVAPPRVPQPPARTHGFLVQLYSLLSGRSWGMGDLGDLADLAAWSGRTLGSGFVQVNPLHAAVPGRPTDPSPYRPSSRRFPDPVHLRVESIPEYGHVQDRATLDDLRQDAASQREAVLNKGALIDRDAVWELKRQALELIHEVELTPGRRAAYCDFLAEQGQALEDHALWCALAEVHGSDWHAWPAALRDPRSAGTARARAGLLDRVDFHSRLAWLTATQLADAQRAAEDAGMEIGIVHDLAVGVHPAGADTWAQQDAFAQGMSIGAPPDAFNARGQDWGLPPWRPDALAATGYAPYRGLLRGLFGHAGALRIDHVMGLFRLWWVPEGRPPTEGTYVAQDAEAMLAVLVLEAHRAGAVVVGEDLGTVEPGVREALARRGVLGTSVLWFERDWDGTGRPLPPRNWRRDCLATATTHDLPSTAARLTGDHVTLRHRLGLLTRPLEQELAEDATDTAEWLACLARLRMLPEGDGDEEAAVRAVHRFLMDTPARMVGVWLPDTVGDRRPQNLPGTWDQYPNWRLPVADAEGHPVTLEELAVSSRLHGLMDVLRPRKGHTAPPGARRS encoded by the coding sequence ATGGGCTTGTCCCGGCTCGCCGCACTGCATGGCGTCGCCACCTCCTACTCCCCGTCCGCGGATGTCACGGTGTCCGTCCCCGACGACACGGTCACGGCCGTGCTCGCCGCGCTGGGCGTGGACGCCGGCACCCCCGAGGCCGTACGGAAATCACTGGCGGCCGCCGAATCGGCGGCGGCTTCGCGCCTGCTTCCGCCGACGCTGGTGGTCTGGTCCGGCGAGGCGCTGCCGCCCGCCCTGACCGCGCTGCCCCCCGGCACCACGCTGACCCTCACCCCGGAGACCGAACCGGGCCGGGGGAACGGCCGGGCGCCGCGGAAGCTGCGGATGCGGGTGACGGAGCGGCCTGCGGGACTGCCCTCGGTACTGGAGGGGCTGGGAGGGGCGTCCGCGGTACGGGAAGGGGCCTCGGCGGGACCGGAGGGGACCCGCGGACTTCCCGCGCAGGGCGCACCCGCCGCCGGGCCCGGGGGATCACCGGTCCCCTCCTGGTGGACCGGCCCGCCCCACGGCGTCCACCGCCTCGACGTCCGGGCCCCGGACCGCAGCAGCGCCACCGTCACGCTCGTCGTCGCCCCGCCCCGCGTCCCGCAGCCGCCCGCCCGCACCCACGGCTTCCTGGTCCAGCTCTACTCCCTGCTCTCCGGCCGCTCCTGGGGCATGGGCGACCTCGGTGACCTGGCCGACCTCGCCGCCTGGTCCGGCCGGACGCTCGGATCCGGATTCGTCCAGGTCAACCCGCTCCACGCCGCCGTACCGGGCAGACCCACCGACCCGTCCCCCTACCGCCCCTCCTCGCGCCGCTTCCCCGACCCCGTGCATCTGCGGGTCGAGTCGATCCCCGAGTACGGGCACGTCCAGGACCGGGCCACCCTCGACGACCTCCGGCAGGACGCCGCGTCCCAGCGCGAAGCCGTACTGAACAAGGGCGCGCTGATCGACCGGGACGCCGTCTGGGAGCTCAAGCGGCAGGCCCTGGAGCTCATCCACGAGGTGGAGCTGACCCCCGGCCGCCGCGCCGCGTACTGCGACTTCCTGGCCGAGCAGGGGCAGGCACTGGAGGACCACGCCCTGTGGTGCGCCCTCGCCGAGGTGCACGGCTCCGACTGGCACGCCTGGCCCGCCGCCCTGCGCGACCCCCGCTCGGCGGGGACCGCCCGCGCCCGCGCCGGGCTCCTGGACCGGGTCGACTTCCACTCCCGGCTCGCCTGGCTGACCGCCACTCAGCTCGCCGACGCCCAGCGCGCCGCCGAGGACGCCGGGATGGAGATCGGGATCGTCCACGACCTGGCCGTCGGCGTGCACCCCGCGGGCGCCGACACCTGGGCCCAGCAGGACGCCTTCGCTCAGGGGATGTCCATCGGCGCGCCCCCGGACGCCTTCAACGCGCGAGGCCAGGACTGGGGACTTCCCCCGTGGCGCCCCGACGCCCTCGCCGCCACCGGCTACGCCCCCTACCGCGGCCTCCTGCGCGGGCTGTTCGGCCACGCGGGCGCCCTGCGCATCGACCATGTGATGGGCCTCTTCCGGCTCTGGTGGGTGCCCGAGGGCAGGCCGCCCACCGAGGGGACCTACGTCGCCCAGGACGCCGAGGCGATGCTCGCCGTGCTCGTCCTGGAGGCACACCGGGCCGGGGCGGTCGTCGTGGGGGAGGACCTCGGCACCGTCGAACCGGGCGTACGCGAGGCGCTCGCCCGGCGGGGCGTGCTCGGCACCTCCGTGCTCTGGTTCGAGCGCGACTGGGACGGCACCGGCCGCCCGCTGCCGCCGCGGAACTGGCGCCGGGACTGTCTGGCCACGGCCACCACGCACGACCTGCCGTCCACCGCGGCCCGGCTGACCGGCGACCATGTGACGCTGCGCCACCGCCTCGGGCTGCTCACCCGGCCCCTGGAGCAGGAGCTGGCCGAGGACGCCACCGACACCGCCGAGTGGCTGGCCTGCCTCGCCCGGCTCCGGATGCTCCCCGAGGGCGACGGCGACGAGGAGGCGGCTGTCCGGGCCGTCCACCGGTTCCTGATGGACACCCCCGCCCGCATGGTCGGCGTCTGGCTCCCCGACACGGTGGGCGACCGCCGCCCGCAGAACCTCCCCGGCACCTGGGACCAGTACCCCAACTGGCGGCTGCCCGTCGCCGACGCCGAGGGACACCCCGTCACCCTGGAGGAACTGGCCGTCTCGTCCCGGCTGCACGGCCTGATGGACGTTCTGAGACCCCGAAAGGGTCATACGGCACCCCCGGGCGCGCGTCGCTCCTAG
- the alc gene encoding allantoicase, which produces MTFDASGTTFQDTDPHANDAAPYGGGDPYADYRTADDLPFTELVDLADRRLGAGVIAADDEFFAERENLLIRERAVFDPERFGHKGKIMDGWETRRRRGADAAHPFPAPGEHDWAIVRLGAPGIIRGIVVDTAHFRGNYPQRVSVQATAAEGAPGPDELLADDVKWEEIVAPTPVRGHAANAFEITGGRRYTHIRLCQHPDGGIARLRVHGEVIPDPAWLAALGTVDLISVLNGGTYEDASDRFYSSPTQIILPGTSRKMDDGWENRRRRVRDTNDWVRFRLPAQGAVRAVEIDTAYLKGNAAGWIALQGRNGETGEWFEIIPRTRLQPDTLHRFVLRAQAVVTHVRLDTFPDGGVARMRLHGTLTETGTAELARRYEESGA; this is translated from the coding sequence ATGACCTTCGACGCGAGCGGGACCACATTCCAGGACACCGACCCCCACGCCAATGACGCGGCCCCCTACGGCGGCGGCGACCCGTACGCCGACTACCGCACCGCCGACGACCTGCCCTTCACCGAACTCGTCGACCTCGCCGACCGCCGCCTCGGCGCGGGCGTGATCGCCGCCGACGACGAGTTCTTCGCCGAGCGCGAGAACCTCCTGATCCGCGAGCGCGCCGTCTTCGACCCCGAGCGCTTCGGGCACAAGGGCAAGATCATGGACGGCTGGGAGACCCGCCGTCGCCGCGGTGCCGACGCGGCCCATCCCTTCCCGGCCCCCGGGGAGCACGACTGGGCCATCGTCCGGCTCGGCGCCCCCGGCATCATCCGCGGCATCGTCGTGGACACCGCGCACTTCCGCGGCAACTACCCGCAGCGCGTATCGGTCCAGGCGACCGCGGCCGAGGGCGCGCCCGGCCCGGACGAGCTGCTGGCCGACGACGTGAAGTGGGAGGAGATCGTCGCGCCGACGCCCGTACGCGGCCACGCCGCCAACGCCTTCGAGATCACCGGCGGCCGCCGCTACACCCACATCCGTCTCTGCCAGCACCCCGACGGCGGCATCGCCCGCCTCCGCGTGCACGGCGAGGTGATCCCCGACCCGGCGTGGCTCGCCGCACTCGGCACCGTCGACCTGATCTCGGTCCTGAACGGCGGCACGTACGAGGACGCCTCGGACCGCTTCTACTCCTCGCCCACCCAGATCATCCTGCCCGGCACCTCCCGCAAGATGGACGACGGCTGGGAGAACCGCCGCCGCCGGGTCCGCGACACCAACGACTGGGTCCGCTTCCGGCTGCCCGCCCAGGGCGCGGTCCGCGCGGTCGAGATCGACACCGCCTACCTCAAGGGCAACGCGGCCGGCTGGATCGCTCTCCAGGGCCGCAACGGCGAGACCGGCGAATGGTTCGAGATCATCCCCCGCACCCGGCTCCAGCCGGACACCCTCCACCGCTTCGTCCTGCGCGCCCAGGCGGTGGTCACCCACGTCCGCCTCGACACCTTCCCCGACGGCGGAGTGGCCCGGATGCGCCTGCACGGCACGCTCACGGAGACCGGCACGGCCGAACTGGCCCGCCGTTACGAGGAGTCGGGCGCCTGA
- a CDS encoding LysR family transcriptional regulator, translating into MTEWDVKKLRILRTLRDRGTVTATAEALSMTPSAVSQQLTNLARQLGVPLLEAQGRRVRLTDAAHLVLRHAEVVFAQLERADAELAGYLRGEAGEVRVGAFSTAVSALVVPAVRLLRAEGRPGPDVRVREAEAAQAYELLTSGDVDLALSLAAHAPTARDPRFTLLPLLADQLDVALPADHRLAHTPALRLADLARDPWIFGGSGPWSQITTAACEAAGFVPEQAHSAAGWTAILSMVEAGMGIALVPRMASRERSEGVVMRVLDADQPRRHVVAAVRQGAERGPAVARVLKALTRAAESFS; encoded by the coding sequence ATGACCGAGTGGGACGTGAAGAAGCTCCGCATCCTGCGCACCCTGCGCGACCGGGGCACCGTGACCGCGACCGCCGAGGCGCTGTCGATGACCCCGTCCGCGGTCTCCCAGCAGCTCACCAATCTGGCCAGACAGCTCGGGGTGCCGCTCCTGGAGGCCCAGGGCCGCCGGGTCCGCCTCACCGACGCCGCGCACCTCGTACTCCGCCACGCCGAGGTGGTCTTCGCCCAGTTGGAGCGCGCCGACGCCGAACTGGCCGGCTATCTGCGCGGTGAGGCGGGCGAGGTGCGGGTCGGCGCGTTCTCCACCGCGGTGTCCGCCCTCGTCGTACCCGCGGTCCGGCTCCTGCGCGCCGAGGGCCGGCCGGGTCCCGACGTACGCGTACGGGAGGCCGAGGCGGCGCAGGCGTACGAGCTGCTCACCTCGGGCGATGTGGACCTGGCCCTCTCCCTCGCCGCGCACGCCCCCACGGCCCGCGACCCCCGCTTCACCCTGCTGCCGCTGCTGGCCGATCAGCTGGACGTGGCGCTCCCGGCGGACCACCGGCTGGCGCACACCCCCGCCCTCCGCCTGGCGGACCTGGCCCGTGACCCCTGGATCTTCGGCGGCTCGGGCCCCTGGTCGCAGATCACCACCGCCGCGTGCGAGGCCGCGGGCTTCGTGCCCGAGCAGGCCCACAGCGCCGCCGGCTGGACGGCGATCCTCTCCATGGTCGAGGCGGGCATGGGTATCGCGCTGGTTCCCCGGATGGCGTCGAGGGAGCGCAGTGAGGGCGTGGTGATGCGGGTCCTGGACGCGGACCAGCCGCGCCGCCATGTGGTGGCGGCGGTGCGGCAGGGGGCGGAGCGGGGCCCGGCCGTGGCGCGCGTCCTGAAGGCGCTCACCCGGGCGGCCGAATCGTTCAGCTGA
- a CDS encoding HNH endonuclease, with protein MPHVLVLNASYEPLGVVPLRRALVLVLENKAICLEESGSFLHSATRALPAPSVVRLKRFVRVPYRGPVPLTRRALFARDGGRCMYCGAAATSVDHVIPRSRGGQHAWDNVVAACRRCNHVKADRHLPELGWRLRHQPAPPTGLAWRIIGTGHRDPRWLPYLQPFGADDVMARIDGVSA; from the coding sequence GTGCCGCACGTCCTGGTTCTCAACGCGTCGTACGAGCCGCTCGGCGTCGTACCGCTCCGTCGCGCGCTCGTCCTCGTGCTGGAGAACAAGGCGATCTGCCTGGAGGAGTCCGGCTCCTTCCTGCACAGCGCCACCCGTGCTCTGCCGGCGCCCAGTGTCGTCCGCCTCAAGCGCTTCGTACGGGTCCCCTACCGGGGGCCCGTTCCCCTGACGCGCCGCGCGCTGTTCGCCAGGGACGGCGGGCGCTGCATGTACTGCGGAGCCGCCGCGACCAGCGTCGACCATGTCATTCCGCGCAGCCGCGGCGGTCAGCACGCCTGGGACAACGTGGTGGCGGCCTGCCGCCGCTGCAACCACGTCAAGGCCGACCGGCATCTGCCCGAGCTGGGCTGGCGGCTGCGCCATCAGCCCGCCCCGCCGACCGGGCTGGCCTGGCGGATCATCGGGACCGGACACCGCGACCCGCGCTGGCTGCCGTATTTGCAACCGTTCGGCGCGGACGACGTGATGGCCCGGATCGACGGCGTTTCCGCCTGA
- the pepN gene encoding aminopeptidase N yields the protein MPGTNLTREEAQERARLLTVDAYEIDLDLSGAQEGGTYRSVTTVRFDSAEAGAESFIDLVAPAVHDVELNGKSLDVAAVFRDSRIALPHLLAGTNELKVVADCAYTNTGEGLHRFVDPVDEQAYLYTQFEVPDARRVFASFEQPDLKATFRFTVKAPEGWTVISNSATPEPKDHVWSFEPTPRISTYITALIVGPYHSVHSSYEKDGQSVPLGIYCRPSLAEYLDADEIFAVTRQGFDWFQEKFDYAYPFAKYDQLFVPEFNAGAMENAGAVTIRDQYVFRSKVTDAAYEVRAETILHELAHMWFGDLVTMEWWNDLWLNESFATYTSIACQAYAEGSKWPHSWTTFANSMKTWAYRQDQLPSTHPIMAEINDLDDVLVNFDGITYAKGASVLKQLVAYVGMDEFFTGVQAYFKAHAFGNTRLSDLLGALEKTSGRDLKTWSKAWLETAGINILRPEIETDEHGHVTSFAVLQEAPALPAGAKGEPTLRPHRIAIGCYDLDGAGKLVRTKRIELDVDGERTAVPFPADTARPAVILLNDDDLSYAKVRLDEESLRVVTEHLGDFTESLPRALCWASAWDMTRDGELATRDYLSLVLSGIGKESDIGVVQSLHRQVKLALDLYAAPESREAFLNQWTDATLAHLHAAEPGSDHQLAWARAFAATARNPQQLDLLQALLDGTGAIEGLAVDTELRWAFVQRLAATGLLDEEEIAAEYERDRTAAGERHAASARAAQPTAEAKAAAWASVVESDKLPNSLQEAVIGGFVQTDQRELLAPYTEKFFAAVKDVWDSRSHEMAQQIAVGLYPALQVSEATLEATDAWLASAEPSAALRRLMSESRSGVERALKARTADAEAATA from the coding sequence GTGCCTGGCACGAATCTGACCCGCGAAGAGGCACAGGAGCGGGCGCGCCTGCTGACCGTGGACGCGTACGAGATCGATCTCGATCTCTCCGGAGCGCAGGAGGGCGGCACCTACAGGTCCGTCACCACCGTGCGCTTCGACTCCGCCGAAGCCGGTGCCGAGTCCTTCATCGACCTGGTGGCCCCGGCGGTGCACGATGTCGAGCTGAACGGGAAGTCGCTCGATGTCGCCGCCGTCTTCCGTGACTCACGGATCGCACTGCCGCATCTGCTGGCGGGCACCAACGAGCTGAAGGTCGTCGCCGACTGCGCCTACACCAACACGGGCGAGGGTCTGCACCGGTTCGTCGACCCGGTCGACGAGCAGGCGTACCTGTACACGCAGTTCGAGGTGCCGGACGCGCGCCGGGTGTTCGCGAGCTTCGAGCAGCCCGACCTGAAGGCGACGTTCCGGTTCACGGTGAAGGCGCCGGAGGGCTGGACCGTCATCTCGAACTCGGCGACCCCGGAGCCGAAGGACCACGTCTGGTCCTTCGAGCCGACGCCGCGCATCTCGACGTACATCACGGCACTGATCGTCGGCCCGTACCACTCGGTGCACAGCAGCTACGAGAAGGACGGCCAGTCCGTTCCGCTCGGCATCTACTGCCGCCCGTCGCTGGCCGAGTACCTGGACGCCGACGAGATCTTCGCGGTCACGCGGCAGGGCTTCGACTGGTTCCAGGAGAAGTTCGACTACGCGTACCCCTTCGCCAAGTACGACCAGCTCTTCGTCCCGGAGTTCAACGCGGGCGCGATGGAGAACGCGGGCGCGGTCACGATCCGCGACCAGTACGTGTTCCGCTCGAAGGTGACGGACGCCGCGTACGAGGTGCGGGCCGAGACCATCCTGCACGAGCTGGCCCACATGTGGTTCGGCGACCTGGTCACCATGGAGTGGTGGAACGACCTGTGGCTGAACGAGTCGTTCGCCACGTACACCTCGATCGCCTGCCAGGCGTACGCCGAGGGCTCGAAGTGGCCGCACTCCTGGACCACGTTCGCCAACTCCATGAAGACCTGGGCGTACCGGCAGGACCAGCTGCCCTCCACGCACCCGATCATGGCGGAGATCAACGATCTCGACGACGTCCTGGTGAACTTCGACGGGATCACGTACGCGAAGGGCGCCTCGGTCCTGAAGCAGCTCGTGGCGTACGTCGGCATGGACGAGTTCTTCACGGGTGTCCAGGCGTACTTCAAGGCGCACGCCTTCGGCAACACCCGGCTTTCGGACCTGCTGGGCGCGCTGGAGAAGACCTCCGGGCGTGATCTGAAGACCTGGTCGAAGGCGTGGCTGGAGACGGCCGGGATCAACATCCTGCGCCCGGAGATCGAGACGGACGAGCACGGTCACGTCACGTCCTTCGCGGTCCTCCAGGAGGCTCCCGCCCTGCCCGCCGGTGCGAAGGGCGAGCCGACCCTGCGCCCGCACCGCATCGCGATCGGCTGCTACGACCTCGACGGGGCCGGCAAGCTGGTCCGTACGAAGCGGATCGAGCTGGACGTCGACGGCGAGCGCACGGCCGTCCCGTTCCCGGCGGACACCGCACGCCCGGCGGTCATCCTGCTCAACGACGACGACCTCTCGTACGCGAAGGTCCGTCTCGACGAGGAGTCGCTGCGGGTCGTCACCGAGCACCTCGGCGACTTCACCGAGTCCCTGCCGCGGGCCCTGTGCTGGGCCTCGGCCTGGGACATGACCCGCGACGGCGAGCTGGCGACGCGGGACTACCTCTCGCTCGTGCTGTCCGGCATCGGCAAGGAGTCGGACATCGGCGTGGTCCAGTCGCTGCACCGTCAGGTGAAGCTGGCGCTGGACCTGTACGCGGCGCCGGAGTCCCGCGAGGCGTTCCTGAACCAGTGGACGGACGCGACGCTGGCCCATCTGCACGCGGCGGAGCCGGGCAGCGACCACCAGCTCGCGTGGGCCCGCGCCTTCGCGGCGACGGCCCGCAACCCGCAGCAGCTGGACCTGCTCCAGGCGCTGCTGGACGGCACGGGGGCCATCGAGGGCCTGGCGGTCGACACCGAGCTTCGCTGGGCGTTCGTGCAGCGGCTGGCCGCGACCGGTCTGCTGGACGAGGAGGAGATCGCCGCCGAGTACGAGCGGGACAGGACGGCGGCGGGTGAGCGCCACGCGGCGTCCGCCCGTGCCGCCCAGCCCACCGCGGAGGCCAAGGCCGCCGCGTGGGCCTCGGTCGTCGAGTCCGACAAGCTCCCGAACTCCCTCCAGGAGGCGGTGATCGGCGGCTTCGTCCAGACCGATCAGCGCGAGCTGCTGGCCCCGTACACGGAGAAGTTCTTCGCCGCGGTGAAGGACGTCTGGGACTCGCGCAGCCATGAGATGGCTCAGCAGATCGCGGTGGGCCTCTACCCGGCCCTCCAGGTCTCGGAGGCCACCCTGGAGGCCACCGACGCCTGGCTCGCCTCGGCGGAGCCGAGCGCGGCCCTGCGCCGCCTGATGTCGGAGTCCCGGTCGGGCGTGGAACGCGCCCTGAAGGCCCGGACCGCGGACGCGGAGGCGGCGACCGCGTAA